The nucleotide sequence GGGCATTGCTGGGCCTTGAGATTAAAATTTAACACTTTGAGGACTGGCCCAGAATAAAATTTCCTCAATTTTTCTCTGGATATGTAACTTTAAAAgtcataggaggagaattaggtcattcagcccattgagtctgttctgccatatgataatggctgatttgttatcccttttcaactccattctcctgccttctccccataaccttctgaCACACTTTCTAATCAGAAATGCAacaacttccattttaaataaacccaatgacttgggctccaaaGCCATCTATGGCAACAAAATTAacagactcactaccctctggctaaaaaaattcctcatctgttctaaaaggggtgtccttttaatccattactcctGGTTATAAAGGCAGAGATCAATTGAATAGCATTGCCATTTTACcccaggcagaaatggctaatgtggaggggaatagttttaaggtgatttgaggaaAGTATGGCGAAGTGTCAAAAGTAAactctttacacagagtggtagctgCATGGAACTGCCAGAAGAGGCAGAtacatacattagggacatttaagagaatcttGGATAGACACCTGGATgagagaaaaatgaagggctatgtaggaggaaagattgatcttagagtaaattaaaaggtcagcacaacattgtgggctgaagggcctgtactgtgctgtagagttctatgttctaaatctcctctcattcttctaagctctggACCATACAGACCTAGTCAACTCAAACTTGTATGACAATCCTGCAAGTCATGTGAATTCCCTCTATGGTAAGAATACTCTCCCTGAGGCAAAGAGACCAAATTGCACACCATGCTCTAAGTATGATTTTTCTCTGCCCTGGGCAGTGACACCCCTATTCCTGAACTGGTGTTCTTCAGGAGAAGAATCTGCCATCTTTACCCAATCTAGTCTCTTCGTGACTCCATTGCAGTTGATTCTCAAATGGTACAGCCAACTAACTGACTTAACAAACAGTGGAAGAATAAAACTGGGCTATCTGGAAGCTAAAACTGGGCTATCTGGAAGGTTAACCTCAGCCATATTAACTTGGCAAAGTCCTCCTCACACACACTTGGGGATTGGTGTCTAAGTTGGGAGAGCTGCCCCCCAGACTGACCATCCTCACAGACCAAGTGGCAGACTCCTCTATCACAATCTTGATTACATCATATCCCACCTGCTGGGCAGATCCACTAGTGGTGACATCACAATCAGGAGAGATTAGCCCCCGAGAACCTCTACCTTCACTCCTTGTATGCCAAAAGATGATGGGATTATTGTTGTCTGTGACatgtataaatgacttggatgagaaagtaAGTGGTCGTAAGTTTACAAATTGATGGAGTTGTAGATAGGAAAGAAGTATGTCAAAGGAAAGAGTGGGACATTTATCATGCAATAAAATTAACCCATCTCAGCATAAAGCTAAAACCTCTGGCATGGGATTTCCATTCCTAGAAAAAGACTCTATCTGCCCTGTCTAGgcctaattttatatgtttctatcacATCATCCCTCAGCTTCTGATGCTCTAGAGAAAACCATGGGCTAATAGGAATGTGAAGGAATCCCCTTCACTCACATAGCATCTCATCTACCAGCTGAAAGGcacttgtggcacagatcagtaccaaggcacatgatttagtggccattacagaaacctggttgcaaggtagtgatgactgggaattaaatatccaaggctATCGGGTAATTCAGAAAGATAGGCAGGAaagcagaggaggtggagtggcGTTCTTGATTAGGGATGAAATCAGGGTGActgtgagagatgatataagatctacagagcagaatgttgagtcccTCTGgatagagattaagaatagtaaagggaaaaaaaacactggTGTCTGTTGTCTGTAGGCCACCTAATagaaatattgcagtggcagaggcgatTAATCAAGGAAcaactgaggcttgtaagaacagaacagcagttgtcatgggggattttaacttccacatagattgggtggatcaggttggtcaaggaagtcttgaggaggacttcatagaatgcatccgtgatggctttcttgagcagcaggttagtgaacctacaaggaaGTACTATCTtggatctagtcctgtgcaatgagacaggtaagattattGATTTTGTAGTCcaggatcctcttggaaagagtggtCATAGTATGGTCGAATTTCATATTCAGATGGAAGATGAAATAggtctaaaactagtgtattatgcttgaacaagggagactacaaggggatgagggaggagttgactaatgtggattgggagtacaggctatttggtaggacagttgaggaacagtgaaaTACTTTTAAAGAGACTTTTCAAAGTGCTctacaaaagtatattccagtcaaaagtaaggacagtaagtgtggggagagccagccttggataactaaggaaataaaagatagtatcaaattaaaagctcatgtgtacaaagtcgcaaagTTTAGTGGGAGGCtcgaggattgggaaaactttaaaaagcaacagacaacaactaaacaagaaataaggaaagagaaaatagagtatgaaagtaaattagcacaaaatataaaaacagatagcaaaagtttgtataaatatataaagcagaagagagtggctaaagtcaatgtagCTCCCTTGGAAgctgagaaggggaaattgatattgggtgataaggaactgGCTAAGGCAttgaacaactattttgtgtcggtcttcatggtggaggacatgtctaatatgccaaagaatgatgttaCGAATGAAATGgaaggtgaggacctcaataacatcactgtcactaaagagatagtgatgagcaaaccagaaggcctgaaggtagataagtcccctggtcctgatgggatgcctcccagggtgctgaaggaattggcggaggttataaTAGATGTGTTGGTAATCAtatatcaaaactctctagactctgggcggGTCCCAGCGGATTGGAAttacagcaaatgtcacgccactttttaaaaaaggatgcaggcaaaagatgggcaactataggccagttagcttaacatctgtagtctggaggatgcttgaagctgtcattaaggaagaaatagcgaaacatttagaaaggagtggttcccttagaccaggggtcagcaacctttaccactgaaagagccacttggacccgtttcccacagaaaagaaaacactgggagccgcaaaacccgtttgacatttaaaatgaaataacactgcatacaacgtttttttttgcctttatgctatgtataaacaaactataatgtgttgcatttatgaaattgatgaactcctgcagagaaaacgaaattacatttctgcatgcaacaaaaacattttgaactccgaaaaaaagacgttgggttgaaagttacttttaagtaaaatattcaatgtctatttgagtccttcttgtatttatgaaaaacgccgaacttaaattttccgccagcagcaaaccaaaaataacgtcagccagctgtcagcctgaaaaataaaaggactatttcactgaactatgaaaaaatatgaatatacataaaataataggcaattaaaatatttatcatacttggttaatgggatttctgctcctggacctcagcgcacagcgtctgcacatcagggctgtatgatgtcaccttcatctttacacaggatcgcaagctgtcatctgtgaggttttcaatatcactccatttgtgtttctgagcaagaacggccttctgacgggcaacatcttcaaggtctgctgtcaagcgtctaaacttggacacccatatgtctttgtcggctatgtcggccagttccatctcaagatcaggttgactcacacctgccaatgcagtcgtattcagtagggaaggatcgatgcttaagggagtgaccgggaaggataatgtgtttttttcctctctgaactcacagaagcgtttcccaaacgatgtttgcattgcgatgattgcagaatgtaaatactccgaaattatcatgtcgtgaccttgtttgaactctctcaaattggggaagtgagacaaagtgcctttctgtaaatctctggcaagcactgtcaacttgcgctcgaatgccaaaacatcctccaacatgtgcagggctgtacgtcctttcccctgaagagctgtgttcagcgtgttcaggtgcgctgtcatgtctaccatgaagtgtagcttttccagccactctggctgttccagctcaggaaaggtgagccctttgctgcccaggaaagttttcacttcttccagacacgcgacaaagcgtttcagcaccttccgtctggacagccagcgataaaaacacgttgtagcggtgtcagtaaactgcagtcaaagatagctttattcgaactaaacagccttgcttttaagcctccctcaacccagcccccatggacgcagatgctgcaaaagacgcgtactcacaaacccccgtaggctatctcccttagccggaatgctaattgtgagccgtttcggatgtggcaggaaatgtacaagatcaccataattacatttcaaaagctaacaaactaacataaaatacattttaattaaatactgaccaattatttcccaaagccacagggagccgcagcacagaggtgaaagagccacaaatggctcgggagccgcaggttgccgacccccgccttaGACAGACAcaacatggattcagaaagggcgggtcctgtttgacaaacttactggagttctttgaggacataatgagtgcagtggatagaggggaacaggtggatgtcgtatacttggatttccagaaggcgttcgataaggtgccgcacaagagaattataaataagatacggatgcatggattCAGAGGaaatgtattggcatggatattggttaaccaatagaaggcagaaagttggtataaatgggtgtttctccggttggcagtcagtggtgagtggggtgccgcaggggtcggtgctgggcctgcagctgtttaccatttacattgatgatttggaagagggaacTGAGTGTCGTGTAgcaaaacttgctgatgacactaaactgaatgGAAaggaaattgtacagaggatgtggagagtctgcagagggatatagataggttaagtgagtggaccaagcgtgcaaagagagagaaatgagagTACATTGTAAACATGTctttgacaagcatggcttacataagtcacaagagaagactgcagcagtgctacaggcacccaaattGGAAAATATGTCACAATACAGGTCATACTTGGGCTTTGTAAACTACTGCCACTGGTTTCTCctaaacattgctacagtgctgcacccattaaacgcactgttacagacaggagccaAGTGGGAGTGGTCAGAAAGGTATGAAAGgacattccaggaatgaaagagactaacaacatcagatgaactgctcatCCACTATGACtcatccctgcccatcagactggcgtGTGATGCATCCCCTTATGGCACTGGAGGCCTATcgtcacacattatgaaagatggatttGAACGTCCatttgcatttgcttcaagatcactgatga is from Hypanus sabinus isolate sHypSab1 chromosome 30, sHypSab1.hap1, whole genome shotgun sequence and encodes:
- the LOC132383340 gene encoding general transcription factor II-I repeat domain-containing protein 2-like; the encoded protein is MVDMTAHLNTLNTALQGKGRTALHMLEDVLAFERKLTVLARDLQKGTLSHFPNLREFKQGHDMIISEYLHSAIIAMQTSFGKRFCEFREEKNTLSFPVTPLSIDPSLLNTTALAGVSQPDLEMELADIADKDIWVSKFRRLTADLEDVARQKAVLAQKHKWSDIENLTDDSLRSCVKMKVTSYSPDVQTLCAEVQEQKSH